Proteins from one Rosa chinensis cultivar Old Blush chromosome 7, RchiOBHm-V2, whole genome shotgun sequence genomic window:
- the LOC112180057 gene encoding uncharacterized protein LOC112180057 gives MAAASSPSPALSATTSDASHAPSAAVPAPPFSAAFRSETPTKTLRGLNKPKCKVCGNVARSRCPFESCKSCCSRAQNPCHIHVLKANTTIPDKAPASSSPQFDHQSTETSSSGNSHRVASLRQLSNNFAQFNNVHITLRTKKPLTRKDAVATNEWRFAKLKEFKDRNIEVENEAFDRYMQNISLLEEVFSVNSNAEESIGDGSSISNHDMTTTEGDNGDMVSGLKLKLRSNPMRTSNFRKRIQQIVDQGLKKLKTCESADGDKEPSDQIELDMGPRKGENWRAARASALGDLIDKLNKARNEEDLQSCMEMKTQLFNELKSMSSSELEDTETTKKQTTKNDLETRKESQYLFPHLISTNEIDQETLSSVNAHFSSLEQIEGL, from the exons ATGGCGGCAGCCTCTTCTCCCTCCCCAGCCCTAAGCGCCACCACCTCCGACGCCTCTCATGCCCCCTCCGCCGCCGTCCCCGCCCCGCCCTTCTCCGCGGCTTTCCGCTCCGAAACTCCGACCAAGACGCTCCGCGGCCTCAACAAGCCCAAGTGCAAGGTCTGCGGCAATGTCGCTCGCTCCAG GTGTCCGTTTGAGTCTTGCAAGAGTTGCTGCTCAAGAGCTCAAAATCCATGTCACATTCATG TCTTGAAAGCAAATACAACTATTCCAGACAAGGCACCAGCCTCAAGCAGTCCTCAATTTGACCATCAGTCAACTGAGACATCATCATCCGG GAATTCGCATAGAGTTGCATCACTCCGACAACTTTCAAACAATTTTGCGCAATTCAATAATGTGCATATTACACTTCGCACAAAGAAGCCGCTGACCAGAAAG GATGCTGTGGCTACTAATGAATGGAGGTTTGCCAAGTTAAAGGAATTTAAGGACAGAAACattgaagtggaaaatgaagcTTTTGATCGATACATGCAGAACATCAGCTTATTAGAGGAAGTGTTTTCTGTGAACTCTAATGCGGAAGAGTCCATCGGGGATGGATCATCCATATCAAACCATGACATGACTACTACAGAAGGTGACAATGGGGATATGGTCTCAGGGTTGAAGTTAAAGTTGAGATCAAATCCAATGAGAACCAGTAATTTCAGAAAGAGGATACAGCAAATTGTTGATCAGGGATTAAAGAAGCTTAAAACATGTGAGTCTGCTGATGGAGATAAGGAACCGAGTGACCAAATTGAATTGGATATGGGGCCCAGAAAAGGAGAAAATTGGCGGGCTGCAAGGGCTTCAGCTTTAGGTGATCTCATTGATAAGTTGAACAAAGCCCGAAATGAGGAGGATCTACAGTCTTGCATGGAGATGAAGACTCAACTCTTCAATGAACTGAAATCTATGAGCAGCTCAGAATTGGAAGACACAGAGACCACGAAGAAACAGACTACGAAGAATGACTTGGAAACCAGGAAAGAGTCGCAATATTTATTTCCTCATTTGATTAGTACCAATGAAATTGATCAAGAAACTCTCAGTAGCGTCAATGCGCACTTCTCTTCCCTGGAGCAGATAGAAGGTTTATGA
- the LOC112177677 gene encoding uncharacterized protein LOC112177677: MKRLFAKYRQSRDEDHEEMCTTNALVVAAVAEAEASSGSRRRGSQPGRAPNEERFRESRGKNMMEDYFVERPVFSEEVFWTRYRMSHNVFNRISSDLCCYDQYFVYKSDASKKVGLLPQQKLTCSLRMLAYGAGADQCAEYCRMAKSTSIEALKRFTRGIVNLYSAEYLRAPTPADLRRLLAKAERRGFPGIIGSIDCMHWQWKNCPIGWAGEYSGRKLVPTIILEAVASYDTWIWHAFFGMPRSCNDLNVLAKSLLFDELTVGRAPQIQIQVNNRIHNLSCYLADGIYPQWATFVKSIPRPTRPKDLKFSEAQEGYRKDVERCFGILQ, translated from the coding sequence ATGAAGAGATTGTTCGCTAAGTATCGACAATCTCGAGATGAAGATCATGAAGAGATGTGTACAACTAATGCTCTTGTGGTAGCAGCAGTAGCTGAAGCTGAAGCTTCCTCCGGATCACGACGACGGGGTTCTCAACCGGGGCGTGCACCGAATGAGGAGAGATTTAGAGAATCAAGAGGGAAAAACATGATGGAAGATTACTTTGTGGAGCGTCCAGTTTTCAGTGAAGAGGTATTCTGGACACGGTATAGGATGAGTCACAATGTTTTCAACCGCATCTCCAGTGACCTTTGTTGCTATGACCAGTACTTTGTCTATAAATCAGATGCTTCTAAGAAAGTTGGACTGCTTCCCCAACAGAAGCTGACATGTTCCTTAAGAATGCTTGCTTATGGTGCCGGGGCAGATCAATGCGCTGAGTATTGTCGAATGGCGAAATCTACCTCCATCGAGGCTCTGAAACGATTTACAAGAGGAATCGTTAATCTATACTCGGCAGAATACCTCCGGGCTCCTACTCCGGCCGACCTCAGAAGACTTCTCGCCAAAGCTGAGAGAAGAGGTTTTCCTGGGATAATTGGAAGCATCGACTGCATGCactggcaatggaagaattgcccaATAGGTTGGGCTGGAGAATACAGCGGTCGAAAACTTGTGCCCACTATCATCCTCGAAGCAGTCGCTTCTTATGACACATGGATATGGCATGCCttctttggaatgcctagaTCATGCAACGACCTCAACGTGCTTGCTAAGTCCCTGTTGTTTGACGAGCTGACTGTTGGTCGAGCCCCTCAAATCCAAATTCAAGTGAATAACAGGATTCACAATTTAAGCTGCTATCTCGCTGATGGTATCTATCCGCAATGGGCGACTTTCGTGAAATCAATTCCAAGGCCTACACGACCCAAGGATCTGAAGTTTTCTGAGGCTCAAGAGGGGTACAGGAAGGATGTAGAAAGATGTTTCGGCATTTTACAGTAG
- the LOC112179115 gene encoding lon protease homolog 2, peroxisomal has product MAESVELPSRLGILPFKNKVLLPGAIIRIRCTSPSSVKLVEQELWQREEKGLIGILPVRDAAEAATVGPMLSQGVGSDSGERSSKVQVGTSDSQRVDGKNQQDIHWHTRGVAARALHLSRGVEKPSGRVTYVVVLEGLCRFSVQELSTRGTYYTARISPLEMTKSEMEHVEQDPEFITLSRQFKATATELISVLEQKQKTGGRTKVLLETVPVHKLADIFVASFEISFEEQLSMLDSVDLKVRLSKATELVDRHLQSIHVAEKITQKVEGQLSKSQKEFLLRQQMRAIKEELGDNDDDEDDVAALERKMQSAGMPSNIWKHAQRELRRLKKMQPQQPGYNSSRVYLELLADLPWEKATEEFELDLRVAKERLDSDHYGLVKVKQRIIEYLAVRKLKPDARGPVLCFVGPPGVGKTSLASSIAAALGRKFIRISLGGVKDEADIRGHRRTYIGSMPGRLIDGLKRVSVCNPVMLLDEIDKTGSDVRGDPASALLEVLDPEQNKTFNDHYLNVPFDLSKVIFVATANRMQPIPPPLLDRMEVIELPGYTPEEKLKIAMHHLIPRVLDQHGLSTEFLQIPEAMVKLVIQGYTREAGVRNLERNLAALARAAAVRVAEHEQAVSVSKDVHSLASPIVESRLADGGEVEMEVIPMGATNHEISSTFKISSPLIVDEDMLEKVLGPPRFDDKEAAERVATPGVSVGLVWTSVGGEVQFVEATAMAGKGELHLTGQLGDVIKESAQIALTWVRARATDLMLAASDETNLLEGRDVHIHFPAGAVPKDGPSAGVTLVTALVSLFSQKRVRADTAMTGEMTLRGLVLPVGGIKDKVLAAHRCGIKRVILPERNLKDLTEVPSAVLAGLEIIVAKRMEDVLEQAFEGGCPWRQHSKL; this is encoded by the exons ATGGCGGAATCGGTCGAGCTTCCCAGTCGCCTCGGAATCCTCCCCTTCAAGAACAAGGTTCTCTTGCCGGGAGCTATCATCCGAATTCGGTGCACTTCGCCCAGCAG TGTGAAGCTGGTGGAGCAGGAGTTATGGCAGAGGGAAGAGAAGGGATTGATCGGCATTCTTCCCGTTCGAGACGCTGCTGAGGCAGCAACCGTGGGTCCTATGTTGTCTCAAG GCGTCGGAAGTGATTCTGGTGAGCGGAGCTCAAAAGTTCAAGTTGGCACATCTGATTCGCAAAGAGTGGATGGCAAGAATCAGCAGGATATTCATTGGCATACCAG GGGAGTTGCTGCGCGTGCTCTGCATCTCTCAAGAGGAGTTGAGAAGCCTAGTGGGAGGGTTACATATGTAGTTGTCCTTGAAGGTTTATGTAGATTCAGCGTCCAGGAGCTTAGCACAAGAGGAACATATTATACTGCACGGATATCTCCTCTTGAAATGACAAAGTCTG AAATGGAGCATGTGGAGCAAGACCCTGAATTCATCACATTGTCTCGGCAGTTCAAAGCAACTGCTACTGAGCTTATTTCTGTTCTTGAGCAG AAGCAAAAAACTGGGGGAAGAACAAAAGTTCTTTTAGAGACTGTCCCGGTTCATAAGTTGGCAGATATATTTGTTGCTAGCTTTGAGATAAGTTTTGAGGAGCAACTGTCTATGTTAGATTCAGTTGATCTAAAAGTAAGACTTTCAAAAGCTACCGAGTTAGTCGACAGGCATTTGCAG TCTATACATGTAGCAGAGAAGATTACACAGAAAGTTGAGGGTCAAttatcaaaatcacaaaaagaattCCTTTTACGCCAGCAG ATGAGAGCTATAAAGGAAGAGCTCGGtgacaatgatgatgatgaagatgatgtagCCGCCCTAGAAAGAAAGATGCAAAGTGCAGGAATGCCTTCAAATATCTGGAAGCATGCACAGAGGGAGTTAAG GAGGCTTAAAAAGATGCAACCCCAGCAACCTGGATATAATAGTTCACGTGTTTACCTGGAGCTACTTGCTGATCTTCCCTGGGAGAAGGCTACTGAAGAATTTGAGTTAGATTTAAGGGTTGCAAAAGAACGTCTTGACAGTGATCACTATGGTTTAGTCAAGGTCAAGCAGCGGATTATTGAATATTTGGCTGTTCGTAAG CTCAAACCAGATGCCAGAGGCCCTGTGTTGTGCTTCGTTGGCCCACCAGGTGTTGGGAAAACATCTTTGGCATCATCTATTGCTGCTGCCCTGGGCAGAAAGTTTATACGCATATCCCTTGGCGGTGTCAAGGATGAGGCTGATATTCGAGGGCATAGGAGGACATACATTGGAAGCATGCCAGGGAGACTCATTGATGGATTGAAg agaGTATCTGTTTGCAACCCTGTCATGCTGCTAGATGAAATTGACAAGACCGGTTCTGATGTGCGTGGTGATCCAGCTTCGGCTCTATTGGAGGTTCTTGACCCTGAGCAAAACAAAACTTTCAATGATCA CTATTTGAATGTTCCATTTGACCTTTCAAAGGTGATTTTTGTGGCAACTGCAAATAGGATGCAGCCTATTCCACCTCCACTCTTGGACAGGATGGAAGTTATTGAGTTGCCTGGGTATACACCTGAAGAAAAGCTGAAGATAGCTATGCACCATTTAATTCCGCGAGTTCTTGATCAACACGGGTTAAGCACCGAGTTTCTTCAAATCCCAGAG GCGATGGTGAAACTTGTCATTCAGGGGTACACCAGAGAGGCTGGTGTTCGGAATCTGGAGAGGAATTTGGCTGCTTTGGCTCGTGCGGCAGCTGTGAGAGTTGCGGAGCATGAACAAGCTGTCTCAGTGAGCAAAGATGTGCACTCGCTTGCTTCACCGATAGTGGAAAGCAGACTAGCTGATGGAGGTGAAGTGGAAATGGAGGTTATTCCAATGGGTGCAACTAATCATGAGATATCAAGCACTTTCAAGATTTCTTCGCCACTGATTGTGGATGAGGATATGCTGGAAAAAGTATTAGGG CCTCCAAGGTTTGATGACAAGGAAGCTGCAGAACGGGTTGCAACACCTGGTGTATCTGTTGGGCTTGTTTGGACTTCTGTTGGTGGGGAGGTTCAGTTTGTGGAGGCTACAGCAATGGCGGGAAAGGGTGAACTACATCTCACTGGTCAGCTTGGAGATGTTATAAAAGAATCAGCACAGATAGCACTGACATGG GTAAGAGCTAGGGCAACAGATCTTATGCTGGCAGCATCGGATGAAACAAATCTTCTGGAGGGTCGGGATGTTCATATACATTTTCCCGCTGGCGCTGTACCTAAGGATGGGCCCTCCGCTGGTGTGACACTGGTAACTGCACTTGTTTCACTGTTCAGTCAGAAAAGAGTAAGGGCAGATACTGCAATGACTGGAGAAATGACATTGAGGGGTCTCGTACTACCGGTTGGTGGTATCAAGGATAAG